One Streptomyces sp. P9-A2 DNA window includes the following coding sequences:
- a CDS encoding GntR family transcriptional regulator has protein sequence MIPPVPSRRDAIADDLRDRIVTGRLKPGERLPSEVHLAAQYMVSTPTLRNALAVLQAEGLVEKTHGKGNFVRRPLQRITYVGGRRTPDAHSMDLAPLSVTVHTTRVRARGHLAALLKMPTGSPLTEISCLGHEDERPHSLARIYVPCDLAPAAVLREPLPYEAVVTRLTELRPPPAEVREEISVRLPTPEEASTLRISSALAVLAVTRQTADTAGRVVEAALLVLPGDRADAVFTTHYVIDERPTKA, from the coding sequence GTGATCCCGCCCGTGCCCTCGCGACGCGACGCCATCGCCGATGACCTCCGGGACCGGATCGTCACCGGTCGGCTCAAGCCCGGTGAACGCCTGCCTTCTGAGGTGCATTTGGCCGCGCAATACATGGTCAGCACACCGACGCTGCGGAATGCCCTCGCCGTACTCCAGGCGGAAGGCCTCGTTGAGAAGACCCACGGCAAGGGGAACTTCGTCCGTCGTCCGCTCCAAAGGATCACGTACGTCGGCGGGAGGCGAACCCCGGACGCGCACAGCATGGATCTTGCACCCCTGAGCGTTACTGTCCACACCACCAGGGTGCGGGCCCGCGGGCATCTCGCGGCCCTGCTGAAGATGCCGACCGGCAGCCCTCTGACTGAGATTTCCTGTCTCGGCCATGAGGACGAGAGACCTCACAGCCTGGCGCGCATCTACGTCCCCTGCGACCTGGCGCCGGCCGCCGTGCTCCGCGAGCCACTCCCGTACGAGGCGGTGGTGACGCGACTGACGGAACTCCGCCCGCCGCCGGCTGAGGTCCGGGAGGAGATCAGCGTTCGCCTCCCGACACCGGAGGAGGCGTCCACTCTCCGGATCAGCTCTGCCTTGGCGGTCCTCGCCGTCACACGCCAGACGGCCGACACCGCTGGACGCGTGGTCGAGGCGGCCCTCCTGGTGCTCCCGGGAGACCGCGCCGACGCGGTGTTCACCACTCACTACGTGATCGACGAGAGGCCGACGAAAGCATGA
- a CDS encoding GntR family transcriptional regulator, whose product MPEQPPYLRIADELRQRIAEHAWEPGDRLPSRAQIGQEYGVGDNVVRRAQELLISQGVLEGRAGSGTYVAEPRQRVRVVRSSAREQPSGSPFRTDMKAVGRQGDWESRTEAKVPAPAEVAARLGIAEGEPCVRTAYEFLADGRPVQLSTSWEPYDLTAGTLVVLPEGGPHAGAGVVNRMAEIGITVSHAVEQPEPRQATTEEASLLGVQKGALVTHIRRTYYSDQGQPVETADIVVPAALCEIVYEIPISR is encoded by the coding sequence ATGCCTGAGCAACCGCCCTATCTCCGCATCGCCGACGAGCTGCGGCAGCGGATCGCGGAGCACGCGTGGGAGCCGGGGGACCGACTTCCCTCCCGCGCTCAGATCGGCCAGGAGTACGGCGTCGGCGACAACGTGGTCCGCCGGGCGCAGGAGTTGCTGATCTCCCAAGGTGTGCTCGAAGGCCGCGCCGGTTCCGGCACCTACGTCGCCGAGCCTCGGCAGCGCGTACGAGTGGTCCGGTCATCGGCGCGTGAACAGCCCAGCGGCTCCCCGTTCCGTACGGACATGAAGGCCGTGGGCAGGCAAGGCGACTGGGAAAGCCGGACCGAGGCCAAGGTTCCTGCACCGGCGGAGGTCGCGGCGCGGCTCGGCATCGCCGAGGGGGAGCCGTGCGTCCGGACCGCGTACGAGTTCCTCGCCGACGGCCGGCCGGTACAGCTGTCGACGAGCTGGGAGCCGTACGACCTCACCGCCGGCACGCTCGTCGTCCTCCCCGAGGGAGGGCCGCACGCCGGGGCAGGGGTCGTGAACCGCATGGCGGAGATCGGCATCACCGTCAGCCACGCCGTGGAGCAGCCGGAGCCGAGGCAGGCGACCACCGAGGAGGCCTCACTCCTGGGCGTTCAGAAGGGCGCACTCGTCACGCACATCCGGCGGACGTACTACAGCGACCAGGGGCAGCCCGTGGAGACCGCGGACATCGTGGTCCCCGCCGCACTCTGCGAGATCGTCTACGAGATTCCGATCTCTCGATAG
- a CDS encoding FAD-dependent oxidoreductase: protein MDDSYDLVVIGAGPAGEVAAELAAVFGRKVLIVERNTPGGVVTTTGGAPTKALREAALYLTGYRQEEVYGVRAAAPLEAVMPTLGARIEHVRDVLQEAVAHRLAARGIAYLQGTARLDADRTVHITSPDGLAREVTAHAVLIATGSRPMHYPGIPFDDPDVYDSDTIYSLRTVPKDIVIVGGGPIGVEFATVFTALGIPATLISNSDRLLPNIDGELAGLAADEFRRRGVQLVLGAGANKVSRVDGRLTVRLSTGTVLAGDAVLFAAGRAPNTEGLGLEPAGVRLDARGRIVVDRYYRTTAPGIYAAGDVVKPGLASNAMQQGRAAAAHACGLVFGVEIDQTTSSAVYGLPEVAGVGATEEQIQATGIPYAVGRCDLAVTPRGAIAGHGGLLKLIFRADDRKLLGVHCFGDIASEVVGLGHVVLQLGGRVELFLTLALNTPTYSYAYHDATVDGLTQLTKLMGIADSRGTGEAAQ, encoded by the coding sequence ATGGACGACAGCTACGACCTGGTGGTGATCGGCGCCGGCCCGGCCGGGGAGGTCGCGGCCGAGCTCGCGGCCGTCTTCGGGCGCAAGGTGCTCATCGTCGAGCGGAACACGCCCGGCGGGGTGGTCACGACCACCGGCGGCGCGCCCACCAAGGCCCTGCGCGAAGCCGCGCTCTACCTGACCGGCTACCGCCAGGAGGAGGTCTACGGCGTCCGGGCGGCAGCGCCCCTGGAGGCGGTGATGCCCACCCTCGGCGCCAGAATCGAGCATGTGCGCGACGTGCTGCAGGAAGCCGTCGCACACCGGCTCGCCGCACGCGGCATCGCCTACCTCCAGGGAACAGCCCGACTCGACGCGGACCGTACCGTCCACATCACCTCACCCGACGGACTGGCGCGCGAGGTCACGGCGCACGCGGTCCTGATAGCGACGGGGTCACGCCCGATGCACTACCCGGGCATTCCCTTCGACGATCCGGACGTCTACGACTCCGACACGATCTACTCGCTTCGCACCGTCCCGAAAGACATCGTCATCGTTGGCGGCGGCCCCATCGGCGTCGAGTTCGCCACCGTGTTCACCGCGCTGGGCATCCCGGCCACACTCATCAGCAATTCCGATCGCCTGCTGCCGAACATCGACGGCGAACTGGCCGGGCTGGCGGCCGACGAGTTCCGGCGGCGCGGAGTCCAGCTGGTCTTGGGCGCCGGCGCAAACAAGGTGAGTCGCGTCGACGGCCGGCTGACTGTCAGGCTCTCGACCGGCACCGTCCTGGCCGGGGACGCCGTTTTGTTCGCCGCCGGCCGCGCCCCCAACACAGAAGGCCTCGGCCTCGAACCGGCCGGCGTGCGCCTCGACGCCCGCGGCCGGATCGTCGTCGACCGCTACTACCGGACGACCGCTCCAGGGATCTACGCGGCCGGCGACGTGGTCAAACCAGGGCTCGCCTCCAACGCCATGCAGCAAGGACGCGCAGCAGCAGCCCACGCCTGCGGACTCGTCTTCGGCGTGGAGATCGACCAGACCACCAGCAGCGCCGTCTACGGCCTACCCGAAGTCGCCGGCGTCGGGGCGACCGAAGAACAGATCCAGGCCACCGGCATCCCCTACGCGGTGGGCCGCTGCGACCTGGCCGTTACCCCGCGCGGGGCGATCGCCGGACACGGCGGGCTGCTGAAACTGATCTTCCGCGCCGATGATCGCAAGCTGCTCGGCGTCCACTGCTTCGGCGACATCGCCTCCGAAGTGGTCGGCCTGGGCCACGTCGTCCTCCAGCTCGGAGGCAGGGTGGAATTGTTCCTCACACTCGCGCTCAATACCCCGACCTACAGCTACGCCTACCACGACGCAACTGTCGACGGCCTGACCCAGCTGACCAAGCTGATGGGCATAGCTGATAGCCGGGGCACTGGCGAGGCGGCACAGTGA
- a CDS encoding AAA family ATPase, whose amino-acid sequence MSFWSELGFGSNPYVVKPLPSSAAGRELLVGRDVELRALLRRIEEGDTHVFLEGPNGVGKTSLVAVAAWVATERFLERKTPQLYLSLPEPLQIKEDASEFISDCYFAIARAFLDGEEILRRADRKVPRTKEIKAWLESPVLKGRGFTLSSPFGGGGVTGSTAANSSSGFSNAGFRATIRTWLRDAFPEGTGGLVGVIDNLELLETSNAARRLLEEIRDPVLQLSGMRWVLCGARGIARSVAATSRLNGVLSDPIEITPVADEHISNLIDTRLRHYSVRSTSKAPVSALSFEHVYEVAHNNLRDSLRHAQSF is encoded by the coding sequence ATGAGTTTTTGGTCTGAGCTGGGTTTCGGCAGCAACCCTTACGTCGTTAAGCCGCTTCCGTCAAGCGCAGCTGGCCGAGAGTTGCTTGTCGGCCGAGATGTTGAGCTAAGGGCTTTATTGCGGAGGATTGAAGAAGGCGACACGCATGTTTTCCTTGAGGGGCCGAACGGAGTCGGAAAGACCAGTCTTGTCGCAGTGGCGGCCTGGGTAGCGACGGAACGATTCCTGGAAAGAAAGACTCCCCAGCTTTATTTGTCCCTTCCCGAACCGTTGCAGATCAAGGAGGACGCGTCCGAGTTCATCAGCGATTGTTACTTCGCTATCGCTCGCGCCTTCCTCGATGGTGAGGAGATTCTGAGGCGGGCCGATCGCAAGGTCCCGCGCACGAAGGAAATCAAGGCATGGCTGGAATCTCCGGTGCTAAAGGGGCGCGGCTTCACTCTGTCATCGCCGTTTGGTGGCGGCGGGGTGACAGGGAGTACTGCCGCTAATAGTTCTTCAGGCTTCTCCAATGCTGGCTTCCGGGCCACAATCCGAACGTGGCTACGAGATGCATTCCCTGAAGGAACGGGCGGTCTGGTGGGGGTCATTGACAATCTGGAGCTTCTAGAGACGTCGAATGCGGCCCGTCGCCTTCTCGAAGAGATCCGCGACCCTGTATTGCAACTGAGCGGGATGCGGTGGGTGCTTTGTGGGGCTCGGGGTATCGCTCGGAGCGTTGCCGCAACCTCTCGCTTGAATGGCGTACTCTCCGACCCCATCGAGATCACCCCTGTCGCAGACGAGCATATTTCGAACCTGATCGATACTCGGCTACGGCATTATTCTGTAAGGTCGACGAGCAAGGCCCCCGTTTCGGCGTTGTCGTTCGAGCATGTATATGAAGTGGCTCACAACAATCTTCGAGACTCGCTACGACATGCTCAAAGTTTCTAG